In Streptomyces sp. NBC_00569, a single genomic region encodes these proteins:
- a CDS encoding aldehyde dehydrogenase family protein, which produces MTDIEDLVARLHATSASGRTKPLAWRKEQLTRLRALFTEHRGDIADALYADLRKPRADAFATEIDFPVREIDHTLHHLDEWLRPRPVASGALAGLPEGSAAGTQYDPLGTVLIIAPWNYPVQLLLVPLVGALAAGNTVVLKPSEVTPATSALIARLVPEYLDKEAAAVVEGGVPETTELLAQRWDHIFYTGNGTVGRVVMRAAAEHLTPVTLELGGKSPVFVDRDVDLNRVAERLTGAKFRNAGQTCVAPDYVLTDPETAPALADALAKAVEAMFGTDPQTSDAYGRIVNERHFDRVSALLDSGTTAFGGQTDRDDTYIAPTVLTGVKPDEPVMREEIFGPVLPIVEVAGLDEAIEFINDRDKPLALYGFTESENTRRRLADETSSGGIGFGLPMAHLRVPELPFGGVGESGLGNYHGPHSIATFSHRKARLDVPLG; this is translated from the coding sequence TCGTCGCCCGCCTCCACGCCACCTCCGCCAGTGGCCGCACCAAGCCGCTCGCCTGGCGCAAGGAGCAGCTCACCCGGCTGCGCGCCCTGTTCACCGAGCACCGCGGTGACATCGCGGACGCCCTGTACGCCGATCTGCGCAAGCCGCGCGCCGACGCCTTCGCCACCGAAATCGACTTCCCCGTACGGGAGATCGACCACACCCTGCACCATCTCGACGAGTGGCTTCGCCCCCGGCCGGTGGCGTCCGGGGCCCTCGCCGGCCTGCCCGAGGGTTCGGCCGCAGGAACGCAGTACGACCCGCTCGGCACCGTCCTCATCATCGCGCCCTGGAACTACCCGGTGCAGTTGCTGCTCGTGCCGCTCGTGGGCGCCCTCGCGGCCGGCAACACCGTCGTCCTCAAGCCGAGCGAGGTCACCCCGGCGACGTCCGCGCTGATCGCCCGGCTGGTGCCCGAGTACCTCGACAAGGAGGCCGCCGCCGTCGTCGAGGGCGGCGTCCCGGAGACCACCGAGCTGCTCGCCCAGCGCTGGGACCACATCTTCTACACCGGCAACGGCACGGTCGGCCGCGTCGTCATGCGGGCCGCCGCCGAGCACCTCACTCCGGTCACCCTCGAACTGGGCGGCAAGTCACCGGTGTTCGTGGACCGCGACGTCGATCTGAACCGTGTCGCGGAGCGCCTCACGGGCGCCAAGTTCCGTAACGCCGGGCAGACATGTGTCGCCCCGGACTATGTGCTGACCGACCCGGAGACCGCCCCCGCGCTCGCCGACGCACTCGCCAAGGCGGTCGAGGCGATGTTCGGCACCGACCCGCAGACTTCGGACGCGTACGGCCGCATCGTCAATGAGCGGCACTTCGACCGGGTGTCCGCACTGCTCGACTCCGGGACGACGGCCTTCGGCGGGCAGACCGACCGCGACGACACCTACATCGCGCCGACCGTCCTCACCGGTGTGAAGCCCGACGAGCCGGTCATGCGCGAGGAGATCTTCGGCCCCGTCCTGCCCATCGTCGAGGTCGCCGGGCTCGACGAGGCCATCGAGTTCATCAACGACCGCGACAAGCCGCTCGCCCTCTACGGTTTCACCGAGAGCGAGAACACCCGGCGCCGCCTCGCCGACGAGACGTCCTCCGGCGGCATCGGGTTCGGGCTGCCGATGGCCCATCTCCGCGTCCCCGAGCTGCCGTTCGGCGGAGTCGGCGAGAGCGGCCTCGGCAACTACCACGGCCCGCACTCCATCGCGACGTTCAGCCACCGCAAGGCCCGGCTCGACGTACCGCTGGGCTGA